A single Thermus hydrothermalis DNA region contains:
- a CDS encoding CBS and ACT domain-containing protein, translated as MLVRDWMTKDPLTVSPDTPVLEAINLLKQKGFRRLPVVKDGKLVGLVTDKDLKDAMPSKATTLSVWEMNYLLSKLTVEEVMAKPVVTVGADEPLEKAALLMEERKIGGLPVMEGDGLVGIITVTDVLRAFIEVLGLKLGGLRITVDIPDVPGALAQMAQAVPPANIVSIATAAHLQGYQRLVMRVVGEDVEGVPKRLQAAGEKVVDVRPG; from the coding sequence ATGCTGGTCCGGGACTGGATGACCAAGGACCCCCTCACGGTAAGCCCCGACACCCCCGTATTGGAGGCCATCAACCTGCTGAAGCAAAAGGGCTTCCGGCGCCTGCCCGTGGTGAAGGACGGGAAGCTCGTGGGCTTGGTGACGGACAAGGACCTCAAGGACGCCATGCCCTCCAAGGCCACCACCCTCTCGGTGTGGGAGATGAACTACCTCCTCTCCAAGCTCACCGTGGAGGAGGTGATGGCCAAGCCCGTGGTCACCGTGGGGGCGGACGAGCCTTTGGAGAAGGCGGCCCTCCTCATGGAGGAGCGGAAGATCGGGGGCCTGCCGGTGATGGAGGGAGATGGGCTCGTGGGCATCATCACCGTGACCGACGTGCTCCGGGCCTTCATTGAGGTCTTGGGCCTGAAGCTTGGGGGCCTCCGCATCACCGTGGACATCCCCGATGTTCCCGGGGCGCTTGCCCAGATGGCCCAGGCGGTGCCCCCGGCCAACATCGTTTCCATCGCCACCGCTGCCCACCTCCAGGGCTACCAGCGCCTGGTGATGCGGGTGGTGGGGGAGGACGTGGAAGGGGTGCCCAAGCGGCTCCAGGCCGCCGGGGAAAAGGTGGTGGACGTCCGCCCGGGCTAG
- a CDS encoding lipid II:glycine glycyltransferase FemX: MAELAEVHEPEAWNRLVSGFPITSALQSFGWGEVKRFSGWEPKRFAVYEGDRLLGAAQVLLKRLPGGLRLAYAPRGPALWRLADLPQVARALAQGVRGTHLVLEPEAGLLAEETPPAFSGLLPEEPIQPGYSLWLDLTQGEEALLKGMKEMHRRNARLAQKRTELFVAGEEAFPEFFRLFEETNRRAKLLQHSEAYYRAVLREMNQPLGEAFLALAAKEGEPLAAGLFVGFAGKVDYLYGGSSRHHPEAKAPMGMHLMAIRHGIARGYRIYDLWGVPRTPEGSHAEGIWRFKEGFGGKRVQFPAYTLPLSPLYRPLKALLRLRKTWVNLKVRGNPRDVLG; encoded by the coding sequence ATGGCCGAGCTAGCGGAGGTTCACGAACCCGAGGCCTGGAACCGGTTGGTTTCCGGCTTCCCCATCACGAGCGCCCTCCAGTCCTTTGGCTGGGGGGAGGTGAAGCGGTTTTCCGGCTGGGAGCCCAAGCGCTTCGCCGTGTACGAGGGGGATAGGCTTTTGGGGGCGGCCCAGGTCCTCCTGAAACGCCTTCCCGGGGGGCTTCGCCTGGCCTACGCCCCCCGGGGCCCGGCCCTGTGGCGCCTCGCCGACCTCCCCCAGGTGGCCCGGGCCCTGGCCCAAGGGGTGAGGGGCACCCACCTGGTCCTGGAGCCGGAGGCGGGCCTTTTGGCGGAGGAGACGCCTCCCGCCTTTTCTGGTCTCTTGCCGGAAGAGCCCATCCAGCCCGGGTACTCCCTTTGGCTGGACCTCACCCAGGGGGAAGAGGCCTTGCTCAAGGGCATGAAGGAGATGCACCGCCGCAACGCCCGCCTGGCGCAGAAGCGCACCGAGCTTTTCGTGGCGGGGGAGGAGGCTTTCCCCGAGTTCTTCCGCCTTTTTGAGGAAACGAACCGGCGGGCGAAGCTTCTGCAACATTCGGAAGCGTACTACCGGGCGGTACTAAGGGAGATGAACCAGCCCTTGGGGGAGGCCTTCCTCGCCCTGGCCGCCAAGGAGGGCGAGCCCTTGGCGGCGGGGCTTTTCGTGGGGTTTGCGGGGAAGGTGGACTACCTCTATGGGGGGAGTAGCCGCCACCATCCCGAGGCCAAAGCCCCCATGGGGATGCACCTGATGGCCATCCGCCACGGCATCGCCCGGGGCTACCGCATCTACGACCTTTGGGGCGTCCCCCGGACCCCTGAAGGGAGCCACGCCGAGGGGATCTGGCGCTTCAAGGAAGGCTTTGGCGGGAAGAGGGTGCAGTTTCCCGCCTACACCCTGCCCCTCTCCCCCCTCTACCGCCCCTTGAAGGCCCTCCTCCGCCTGCGCAAGACCTGGGTGAACCTCAAGGTGCGGGGGAACCCGCGGGATGTCCTGGGGTAA
- a CDS encoding ComF family protein → MPWAFLEALLGHTCPGCGGRLDEPLLCAACREGLRAWVQGESVYLGLYGRVGGLARALKYGGRSGLAPLLARPLAEGILAQGWALSGVTAVPTLLTRLLRKGYNPPELLARELARLLRLPYRRVLARVRYAPGQPTRGRGRTQLPPGLFAPRVRVEGAWLLVDDVLTSGATFLRAKEALFQAGAERVYGAFLAVRDPAALGPYR, encoded by the coding sequence ATGCCCTGGGCCTTTCTTGAAGCCCTTTTGGGCCACACCTGCCCGGGTTGCGGCGGCAGGCTGGACGAGCCTCTCCTCTGCGCCGCCTGCCGGGAGGGGCTTCGGGCCTGGGTCCAGGGGGAGAGCGTCTACCTGGGGCTCTACGGCCGGGTGGGGGGGCTCGCCCGAGCCCTGAAGTACGGGGGCCGGTCTGGCCTAGCCCCCCTCCTTGCCCGCCCCTTGGCGGAAGGCATCCTGGCCCAGGGCTGGGCGCTTTCGGGGGTGACGGCGGTGCCCACCCTCCTGACCCGGCTTCTCCGGAAGGGGTATAACCCGCCCGAGCTTTTGGCCAGGGAACTCGCCCGCCTCCTCCGCCTTCCCTACCGGCGGGTCCTCGCGCGGGTGCGCTACGCCCCGGGCCAGCCCACCCGGGGGCGGGGAAGGACCCAGCTGCCCCCAGGCCTCTTCGCGCCCAGGGTTCGGGTGGAGGGGGCCTGGCTTTTGGTGGACGACGTCCTCACGAGCGGGGCCACTTTCCTCCGGGCCAAGGAGGCCCTTTTCCAGGCGGGGGCGGAGAGGGTCTACGGGGCCTTCCTGGCGGTGCGGGACCCAGCGGCCTTGGGGCCCTACCGGTAA
- a CDS encoding response regulator: MAFVARLLVVDDDPRIRHLLEVVLSGSGHEVVLAASAKDALEFLRKETPDLILLDIMMPDMDGLTLLGRIRAVRRLSRVPVIMFTGGGGELEGPSRALGADLFLEKPISGRRLKQAVESLLSREGYLLPGGERVGTLEEVGERLRQALPEEERFRLLWRKAQSRRALLANLVAKGWTEALLRRLVPGEYDLYDILGHLAYGWPLLSLKERAARAGDPRFAPLLQEYLRAGRLPLEGDGLLEELAETLYA; the protein is encoded by the coding sequence ATGGCCTTCGTGGCGCGGCTTCTCGTGGTGGACGATGACCCCCGCATCCGTCACCTCCTCGAGGTGGTCCTTTCCGGCTCGGGCCACGAGGTAGTCTTGGCCGCCTCAGCCAAGGACGCCTTGGAGTTCCTGCGGAAGGAAACCCCTGACCTCATCCTCCTGGACATCATGATGCCGGACATGGACGGCCTTACCCTGTTGGGCCGCATCCGGGCCGTGCGCCGCCTGAGCCGGGTGCCCGTCATCATGTTCACCGGAGGGGGAGGGGAGCTGGAGGGGCCAAGCCGGGCTTTGGGGGCCGACCTTTTCCTGGAAAAGCCCATCAGCGGGCGCCGGCTCAAGCAGGCGGTGGAAAGCCTCCTCTCCCGGGAGGGTTACCTCCTCCCCGGGGGCGAGCGGGTAGGCACCTTGGAGGAGGTGGGGGAGAGGCTTCGGCAGGCCCTGCCCGAGGAGGAGCGCTTCCGCCTCCTTTGGCGCAAGGCGCAAAGCCGCCGCGCCCTCCTCGCCAACCTGGTGGCCAAGGGCTGGACCGAGGCCCTTTTGCGCCGCCTGGTGCCGGGGGAGTACGACCTTTACGATATCCTGGGCCACCTGGCCTACGGCTGGCCCCTCCTTTCCCTGAAGGAGCGGGCCGCCCGGGCGGGGGACCCTCGTTTCGCCCCGCTTCTCCAGGAGTACCTGAGGGCGGGGCGCCTCCCCCTGGAGGGGGATGGCCTCCTGGAGGAACTGGCGGAAACCCTTTACGCTTAG
- a CDS encoding DUF4258 domain-containing protein — MKKLRRLPDLLPHLREGRYRLGPHVAKHMLQEGFTELDILRALEWGRELCIYPEDQRMLVLGYMVFPPRLRLPLHVVLEYAKPRHVDIVTAFIPKEPYRVYSRKRLAAILRFDGALEEVRWSLPKEAYPAWE; from the coding sequence GTGAAGAAGCTTCGCCGCCTTCCGGACCTCCTCCCCCACCTTAGGGAAGGGCGCTACCGCTTGGGTCCCCACGTGGCCAAGCACATGCTCCAGGAGGGGTTCACCGAGCTGGACATCCTCAGGGCCCTGGAATGGGGCAGGGAGCTTTGCATCTACCCCGAGGACCAGCGGATGCTGGTTTTGGGCTACATGGTCTTCCCGCCCCGCCTGCGCCTTCCCTTGCACGTGGTTCTGGAGTACGCCAAGCCGCGGCACGTGGACATCGTCACCGCCTTTATCCCGAAGGAGCCCTACCGGGTGTACTCCAGGAAACGCCTCGCCGCCATCCTCCGCTTTGATGGGGCCTTGGAGGAGGTGCGCTGGAGCCTGCCCAAAGAGGCTTACCCCGCCTGGGAGTAG
- the pheA gene encoding prephenate dehydratase, whose amino-acid sequence MRIAFQGTEGAYSEEALLKTFPGATPVGFPTFHQVFEAVEAGEVELGVVPVENTTAGSINQTYDLLLESDLHVVGEIVHRVEHCLLAPKGTELKDLKAVKSHPQALAQCDGFLARLRLTPIPVYDTAGAARALAESPEPGVGAIASRRAAELYGLTVLAENIEDYSHNYTRFFVIGREEAQKGEGPHKTSIVFAVRHRPGGLLEALQVFAEAGVNLTKLESRPRRDKPFSYLFYLDLEGHLEDPGPAQALLGLLRRAAFLKVLGSYPAYRNGA is encoded by the coding sequence ATGAGGATCGCCTTCCAGGGCACCGAAGGGGCGTACAGCGAGGAAGCCCTCCTCAAGACCTTCCCCGGCGCCACCCCCGTGGGCTTCCCCACCTTTCACCAGGTCTTTGAGGCGGTGGAGGCGGGGGAAGTGGAGCTCGGCGTGGTGCCCGTGGAAAACACCACCGCCGGCAGCATCAACCAGACCTACGACCTCCTCCTGGAAAGCGACCTCCACGTGGTGGGGGAGATCGTCCACCGGGTGGAGCACTGCCTTCTCGCCCCTAAGGGCACCGAGCTGAAAGACCTTAAAGCGGTGAAAAGCCACCCCCAGGCCCTGGCCCAGTGCGACGGCTTCCTGGCCCGGCTCCGCCTCACCCCCATCCCCGTCTACGACACCGCAGGGGCGGCCAGGGCCCTGGCGGAAAGCCCCGAGCCCGGGGTGGGGGCCATCGCCTCGAGGCGGGCGGCGGAGCTCTATGGCCTCACCGTCCTGGCGGAAAACATTGAGGACTACTCCCACAACTACACCCGCTTCTTCGTCATCGGCCGCGAGGAGGCGCAAAAGGGGGAAGGCCCCCACAAGACGAGCATCGTCTTCGCCGTGCGCCACCGCCCCGGGGGGCTTTTGGAGGCCTTGCAGGTCTTCGCTGAGGCCGGGGTGAACCTCACCAAGCTGGAGTCCCGGCCCCGGCGGGACAAGCCCTTTAGCTACCTCTTCTACCTGGACCTGGAAGGCCACCTGGAAGACCCTGGGCCCGCCCAGGCCCTTTTGGGTCTCCTCCGCCGGGCGGCCTTCCTAAAGGTCCTGGGCTCCTACCCCGCCTACAGGAACGGCGCCTAG
- a CDS encoding OmpH family outer membrane protein → MKRLPLTALFLALGALLTPMLAQNKNVATRIGFVDADALVQAHPDYKKVQDVQSQAKKELSPLEEKLKPLDQKVRSGQASAKERQDYDALLKTYQDTLKKWQDRQNQVLKPILEDVDAAIAKVAKAQGFAVVMSRQVAAQSGLVVYADEDTDLTQAVIRELKR, encoded by the coding sequence ATGAAACGGCTTCCCCTAACGGCCCTTTTCCTGGCCCTCGGCGCCCTCCTTACCCCCATGCTGGCCCAGAACAAGAACGTGGCCACCCGCATCGGCTTCGTGGACGCAGACGCCCTGGTCCAGGCCCATCCCGACTACAAGAAGGTCCAGGACGTGCAGTCCCAGGCCAAGAAGGAGCTTTCCCCCCTCGAGGAGAAGCTCAAGCCCCTGGACCAGAAGGTGCGCTCCGGGCAGGCCTCGGCCAAGGAGCGCCAGGACTACGACGCCCTCCTCAAGACCTACCAGGACACCCTTAAGAAGTGGCAGGACCGGCAGAACCAGGTCCTGAAGCCCATCCTCGAGGACGTGGACGCCGCCATCGCCAAGGTGGCCAAGGCCCAGGGCTTCGCCGTGGTCATGAGCCGGCAGGTGGCGGCCCAGTCTGGCCTGGTGGTCTACGCCGACGAGGACACGGACCTCACCCAGGCGGTGATCCGGGAACTCAAGCGCTAA